The Niallia alba genome includes a window with the following:
- a CDS encoding Cof-type HAD-IIB family hydrolase, with protein MTKKLEEKEIKLIALDMDGTLLNEKGEIPEENKKAIKEAHDQGVHVVLSTGRSIATCRDHAKSLLLKTFLVTVNGSEIWDMNGNLIERNLVDATHIQWMWELAQQHKANMWAASCDQVWIDKMPEDVSKSEWLKFGFHIEDDQVREQVLNSLNEKNCFEISNSSPVNIEVNALGINKARGLKKVCELLHITMDQVLAAGDSLNDISMIKEAGIGVAMGNAQEIVKQTADVVTLTNNENGVAYAIRKWALKKEVAEVKK; from the coding sequence ATGACAAAGAAGTTAGAAGAGAAAGAGATTAAATTAATTGCACTGGATATGGATGGTACGTTATTAAACGAAAAAGGTGAAATTCCGGAGGAGAATAAAAAAGCAATTAAAGAGGCTCATGATCAAGGGGTGCATGTAGTATTAAGTACCGGTAGATCCATTGCGACCTGTAGAGATCATGCGAAAAGCCTTTTATTAAAAACCTTTTTAGTAACAGTGAACGGTAGTGAAATATGGGATATGAATGGGAATTTAATCGAAAGAAATCTTGTAGACGCTACCCATATTCAATGGATGTGGGAATTAGCACAGCAGCATAAAGCAAATATGTGGGCAGCTAGTTGTGATCAAGTATGGATAGATAAAATGCCTGAAGATGTAAGTAAATCAGAATGGCTTAAATTTGGCTTTCACATAGAAGATGATCAAGTCCGTGAACAAGTTTTAAACAGTTTAAACGAGAAAAACTGTTTTGAAATTAGTAATTCATCACCAGTTAACATTGAGGTAAATGCATTAGGTATAAATAAGGCAAGAGGGCTCAAAAAAGTATGTGAGCTATTACATATCACAATGGATCAAGTATTAGCAGCTGGGGACAGCCTAAATGATATTAGCATGATTAAAGAAGCTGGGATAGGGGTAGCAATGGGAAATGCTCAAGAAATTGTAAAACAAACAGCAGATGTTGTGACTTTAACGAATAATGAAAATGGTGTTGCATACGCGATTAGAAAATGGGCATTAAAAAAGGAAGTTGCCGAAGTAAAAAAATAA